A DNA window from Mastacembelus armatus chromosome 11, fMasArm1.2, whole genome shotgun sequence contains the following coding sequences:
- the ehmt2 gene encoding histone-lysine N-methyltransferase EHMT2 isoform X3 has protein sequence MSASEAATKEAPEGNEKAAEQLTGPSKVKEAAAAKKSEPMGGIPSMLSSQQPGKDASRAGDEGGKSLPATSPNKPAGQAAKSLPSTSSSLLSSSPSTSSTLSPGRAKMSVSGPGSSKSILSSAPSSSSSSAAAYSSPSVSPTPTKIHRARKTMNRPPPGQTTHNETPAAPVTPSGSSASLSSDSETVAKRRKLENLSDNIAEQSENIPDNAQTVDETLFHKKVEPVTKTTPLKSNSSVGKSEEEAVKKIQISSPSRRDTEKFENGELEVRQHTKDTEGSLNLSDHSSESVQSRNEDEEPSWSQSDQDGERNTADVVETVGGGRSADYTEVPLDSLDIAAADSLTLSPHHEGSDGGDTERLEELPLCSCRMEAPRVDSTSHRISRQCMATESINGELRACTNRTIKGETMRPSSRVPLMVLCDVHRSHMVKHHCCPGCGYFCIEGTFLECCPDQRIAHRFHRGCVTVLGGGRSRANGGGMLFCPHCGEDASEAQEVTIPSFSSATASATTVVTMSASSTTTPSLPPSVPMAPSLTASTGGMKDGKMPERPVSARMRSHGLVTLAVEQQQQTPQPVASAVTVATVPPAEEGVDSVGPSLCMPNGKPISPSALPPGSSRAALQKAILTQDTERRKKLRFHPRQLYPAAKQGEVQRVLLMLMEGIDPTYQPDSQNRRSALHAAAQRGLLEICYMLVQAGAQVDAQDKDLRTPLLEAIINNHIEVAHYLVQNGACVYHVEEDGYTALHHAAKLGSLEIVNMLLETGQVDVNAQDNGGWTPIIWAAEHKHVDVIKALLNRGADVTITDKELNVCLHWAAYAGSVDIAELVLNAGCSLSSVNMHGDTPLHIAAREGYLECVTLFLSRGADIDIMNREGDTPLTLARVDTPVWVALQINRKLRRGIANRILRTERIICSDIAQGYENVPIPCVNAVDDEGCPSDYKYVSENCETSAMNIDRNITHLQHCSCIDDCSSSNCLCGQLSIRCWYDKDQRLLQEFNKIEPPLIFECNMACSCYRTCKNRVVQAGIKVRLQLYRTEKMGWGVRALQDIPQGSFICEYVGELISDAEADVREDDSYLFDLDNKDGEVYCIDARYYGNISRFINHLCDPNLIPVRVFMLHQDLRFPRIAFFSSRDILSGQELGFDYGDRFWDIKSKYFTCQCGSEKCKHSAEAIALEQSRLARLEACPESGAECGITMLGNS, from the exons ATGTCGGCATCTGAGGCAGCGACAAAG gAGGCCCctgaaggaaatgaaaaagcagcagagcagttAACTGGACCAAGTAAAGTAAAAGAAG ctgctgctgccaagAAGTCAGAGCCCATGGGTGGTATCCCATCAATGTTGTCATCTCAGCAACCTGGGAAAGATGCTTCCAGAGCTGGAGATGAGGGAGGGAAATCACTGCCTGCCACTTCCCCAAACAAACCTGCAG GTCAAGCAGCAAAGTCACTTCCATCAACATCCTCCTCTTTGTTGTCATCCTCTCCTTCCACATCTTCAACGTTGTCTCCTGGCAGAGCAAAGATGAGTGTTTCAGGCCCTGGCAGCAGTAAATCCATTCTGTCGtctgctccttcctcctcctcctcttctgctgcagCTTACTCCTCTCCCTCCGTTTCCCCGACGCCAACCAAGATCCACCGGGCCCGTAAGACCATGAACAGGCCTCCACCAGGCCAG ACAACACATAACGAGACACCAGCTGCACCTGTGACTCCTTCAGGatcctctgcctccctttcctcTGACTCTGAAACAG TtgcaaaaaggagaaaactgGAAAATTTATCAGACAACATAgctgaacagtctgaaaacattCCGGACAACGCTCAGACTGTG GATGAAACATTATTCCATAAAAAGGTAGAGCCTGTTACCAAGACAACACCACTGAAGAGCAACAGCAGTGTGGGAAAATCAGAGGAAgaagcagtgaaaaaaatacagatttccAGTCCGTCCAGGCGAGATACAGAAAAG ttTGAAAATGGAGAGCTAGAAGTGAGGCAGCACACTAAAGACACAGAGGGGTCATTGAACCTGTCAGATCAC AGTTCGGAATCTGTCCAGAGTAGGAATGAGGATGAGGAGCCTTCATGGTCTCAGTCAGACCAGGATGGTGAGAGAAACACTGCTGATGTGGTGGAGACGGTGGGAG GAGGAAGGTCTGCAGACTATACAGAGGTTCCCTTGGATTCTTTGGatattgctgctgctgacagtctGACACTTTCTCCTCATCATG AAGGCAGTGATGGTGGAGACACAGAGCGGTTGGAGGAGCTCcctctgtgcagctgcaggatGGAGGCTCCTCGTGTCGACAGCACCAGTCACCGCATCAGCAGACAGTGCATGGCCACTGAGAGCATCAACGGAGAG CTGCGGGCTTGTACCAATCGGACTATTAAAGGGGAAACCATGCGGCCATCAAGTCGGGTACCACTCATGGTGCTTTGTGATGTCCATCGCTCACACATGGTGAAACATCACTGCTGTCCTGGGTGTGGTTACTTCTGCATAGAG GGTACATTTCTTGAGTGCTGCCCAGATCAGCGCATCGCTCACCGTTTCCACCGGGGTTGTGTGACCGTGCTGGGTGGCGGGCGCAGCAGGGCAAACGGTGGCGGTATGCTTTTCTGTCCCCACTGTGGTGAAGATGCCTCCGAGGCCCAGGAGGTCACCATTCCCTCCTTCAGCTCAGCCACAGCCTCTGCAACCACCGTTGTCACCATGTCagcctcctccaccaccaccccgtCTCTCCCACCGTCCGTCCCCATGGCACCCTCCCTCACAGCCTCAACAGGGGGAATGAAGGATGGAAAGATGCCCGAAAGACCTGTCAG TGCCCGTATGCGAAGCCATGGTTTAGTAACGCTGGCAgtggagcagcagcaacaaaccCCACAACCTGTAGCTTCAGCTGTGACCGTGGCCACTGTCCCCCCTGCAGAGGAGGGCGTGGATAGCGTGGGGCCCTCTCTCTGCATGCCTAATGGCAAACCCATCAGCCCCAGTGCACTTCCACCTGGTTCCAGCAGGGCAGCGCTACAGAAAGCCATCCTCACACAGGACACTGAGCG GAGGAAAAAATTGAGGTTCCACCCTCGCCAGCTCTACCCCGCTGCCAAGCAAGGAGAGGTCCAGAGAGTCCTCCTCATGTTGA TGGAAGGCATAGATCCAACATACCAGCCTGACTCTCAGAACAGGCGCTCTGCTCTacatgctgcagctcagagagGGCTGCTGGAAATCTGCTACATGTTGGTACAG GCTGGTGCACAAGTGGATGCCCAGGACAAAGACTTGAGGACCCCCCTGTTGGAAGCGATTATCAATAATCACATTGAGGTGGCTCACTACCTGGTCCAGAATGGTGCCTGTGTCTATCATGTT GAGGAGGATGGATATACTGCCCTACACCACGCAGCCAAACTGGGCAGCCTAGAAATTGTCAACATGCTCCTGGAGACGGGACAGGTTGATGTGAATGCACAG gaCAATGGTGGCTGGACACCAATTATTTGGGCTGCAGAGCATAAACATGTTGATGTGATTAAAGCACTTCTaaacagaggagctgatgtCACCATCACTGACAAG GAGTTGAATGTGTGTCTCCACTGGGCGGCATACGCAGGCAGTGTGGATATAGCAGAGCTGGTGTTGAACGCTGGCTGTTCTCTTTCTTCAGTTAACATGCACGGAGACACACCACTCCACATCGCTGCCAGAGAAGGATACTTAGAATGTGTTAC TTTGTTCCTCTCCAGAGGTGCAGACATTGACATCATGAACAGGGAAGGAGACACACCTCTCACCCTTGCACGGGTTGATACACCAGTATGGGTCGCACTCCAGATCAACAGGAAGCTGCGGAGGGGTATAGCCAATCGCATTCTTCGGACGGAAAGAATCATCTGCAG TGACATCGCGCAGGGCTATGAGAACGTACCGATTCCCTGTGTGAATGCAGTGGATGATGAGGGCTGTCCTTCAGACTACAAGTACGTTTCAGAAAACTGTGAAACTTCAGCGATGAACATAGACCGCAACATTACACACTTACag CATTGTAGTTGCATTGATGACTGTTCATCCAGTAACTGCCTCTGTGGACAGCTCAGCATCCGCTGCTGGTATGACAAG GACCAACGGCTGCTCCAAGAGTTCAACAAAATTGAACCTCCGTTGATATTTGAATGCAACATGGCATGTTCCTGTTACCGAACATGCAAGAACAGGGTGGTGCAGGCAGGAATCAa agTTCGTCTTCAACTCTACAGGACAGAGAAGATGGGCTGGGGAGTTCGAGCCCTGCAGGATATTCCCCAGGGAAGCTTCATCTGCGA ATATGTTGGGGAGCTGATCTCTGATGCAGAGGCAGATGTTAGAGAAGATGATTCTTACCTGTTTGACCTGGACAACAAG GACGGGGAGGTGTATTGCATTGATGCCCGGTACTACGGCAACATCAGCCGCTTCATCAACCACCTGTGTGACCCCAACCTCATCCCAGTGCGTGTGTTCATGCTGCACCAGGACCTGAGATTCCCCCGCATCGCCTTCTTCAGCTCCAGAGACATCCTCAGTGGACAAGAGCTGGG GTTTGACTATGGTGACCGGTTTTGGGACATTAAAAGCAAGTATTTCACCTGTCAGTGTGGATCAGAGAAATGCAAGCACTCAGCTGAGGCCATCGCCTTGGAGCAGAGCAGGCTGGCTCGGCTGGAGGCCTGTCCAGAATCAGGGGCTGAGTGTGGGATCACCATGCTAGGAAACTCCTAG